The following coding sequences lie in one Candidatus Kryptobacter tengchongensis genomic window:
- a CDS encoding iron complex transport system ATP-binding protein has product MAVKVNNICFAYEREIVLRNISFEVEEGEFVSLIGPNGSGKTTLLKILMRLLIPKKGEVMIFSRNINSYSLNELAKIIGFVPQDNFFPFPYTVLEVVLMGRTPHLRGIGFEKKEDLKVAFEVMELTNIKDLADKPVTSLSLGERQMVLIARALAQQPKVILLDEPNAHLDISHQIEIFSLLKILVKERNITVISVSHDLNLVSLYSDKIILLSRGEIFAVGKPDVVLTEQNIKNAYGTDVFIDVNPITGKPRVNLMPDKIGQFVDKFKNQKGAET; this is encoded by the coding sequence ATGGCTGTTAAAGTTAACAACATATGTTTTGCCTATGAGCGAGAAATCGTTCTTAGAAATATAAGTTTTGAAGTTGAGGAGGGAGAGTTTGTAAGCTTAATCGGTCCTAATGGTTCGGGGAAAACGACACTTCTTAAAATTTTAATGCGTCTTCTCATTCCGAAGAAGGGGGAAGTTATGATTTTCAGTCGGAACATAAATTCATATTCATTGAACGAGTTGGCTAAGATAATTGGCTTTGTTCCGCAGGATAATTTCTTTCCTTTTCCGTATACTGTGCTGGAAGTTGTCTTGATGGGGAGAACTCCGCATCTTCGGGGAATTGGGTTTGAAAAAAAGGAAGATCTTAAAGTAGCGTTTGAAGTAATGGAGTTAACGAATATAAAGGATCTTGCGGATAAACCTGTGACTTCTTTATCTCTTGGGGAAAGGCAGATGGTTTTGATAGCACGGGCGCTTGCACAACAGCCAAAAGTTATCTTGCTTGATGAGCCAAATGCACATCTTGATATCTCGCATCAGATTGAGATATTCTCGCTTTTAAAAATACTTGTAAAAGAAAGAAATATAACAGTTATTTCTGTCTCTCACGATTTAAATCTTGTTTCTTTATACAGCGATAAGATCATACTTTTGTCAAGGGGAGAAATCTTTGCTGTTGGCAAACCCGATGTTGTATTAACTGAGCAAAACATTAAAAATGCTTATGGGACAGATGTTTTTATTGATGTGAATCCAATAACTGGAAAGCCAAGGGTTAACCTTATGCCCGACAAAATCGGGCAATTTGTTGATAAATTCAAAAACCAAAAAGGAGCAGAAACATGA
- a CDS encoding phosphoribosylformylglycinamidine cyclo-ligase: MKTYKDAGVDIEKAELLIEKIKPTIRKTFNERVLTDIGLFGAFYDAKFDEFKHPVLVSSTDGVGTKLKIAFLTNKHDTVGQDLVNHCVNDILVCGAKPLFFLDYFATGKLQIDVAEQVIFGLAKACEENNCALVGGETAEMPNFYQDGEYDLAGTIIGIVEKEKIIKGDKVRKGDILIALPSTGLHTNGYSLARAVLLKQFRIDEFIPELNTTLGEELLKIHRSYLKPVSQLLDKFEIHAMAHITGGGIIGNTKRVIPEKLKIKIDWKSWERPPIFKLIQKLGNVPEEDMRRTFNLGVGLVLIVDKNDADKIINELKSINENPFTIGEITE; encoded by the coding sequence ATGAAAACTTATAAAGATGCAGGGGTTGATATTGAAAAAGCTGAATTACTCATTGAAAAAATAAAGCCAACTATAAGAAAAACATTCAACGAGCGAGTCCTCACAGATATTGGCTTATTCGGGGCTTTTTACGATGCGAAATTTGACGAATTTAAACATCCAGTTCTTGTCTCAAGCACCGACGGAGTAGGGACAAAGCTTAAAATTGCGTTTCTTACAAATAAGCATGACACAGTAGGACAAGATCTTGTCAATCACTGTGTAAATGATATTCTTGTCTGCGGTGCAAAACCGCTTTTTTTCCTTGATTACTTTGCTACTGGTAAGTTGCAAATTGATGTTGCCGAACAAGTCATTTTCGGGCTTGCAAAAGCATGCGAAGAAAATAACTGTGCCTTGGTTGGCGGAGAAACCGCTGAAATGCCAAATTTTTATCAAGACGGTGAATACGACCTCGCTGGAACAATTATCGGAATTGTTGAAAAAGAAAAAATCATAAAAGGCGACAAAGTCAGAAAAGGAGATATTCTCATAGCACTTCCATCCACAGGACTTCATACAAATGGATATTCGCTTGCAAGAGCTGTATTACTCAAACAATTTAGAATAGATGAATTCATTCCCGAATTGAACACAACCCTTGGCGAAGAACTCCTCAAGATCCATCGCTCATATCTTAAACCAGTTTCACAACTACTTGACAAGTTTGAAATACATGCAATGGCACACATAACAGGCGGTGGAATTATCGGCAATACAAAAAGAGTTATCCCAGAAAAACTGAAGATAAAAATTGACTGGAAATCATGGGAAAGACCGCCTATTTTTAAACTCATCCAGAAACTTGGCAATGTCCCGGAGGAAGATATGAGGCGAACCTTTAACCTCGGGGTTGGGTTAGTTCTAATAGTGGACAAAAACGATGCCGATAAAATTATCAACGAATTAAAATCAATTAACGAAAATCCATTTACAATTGGGGAAATAACCGAATAA
- a CDS encoding putative glycerol-1-phosphate prenyltransferase, which produces MENKNLNSGGTLREPLGKVYSYILDELNRKGSLYFILIDPDKQNQNLSKFIRIATDCGVDGFFVGSSLLLSENFNKCVKIVKKNTNKPVIIFPGSIYQLSKYADAVLFLSVLTSTNTEYIVGQQTLASPIIFKYKIEAISTAYLLIESGKMTSAIFVSQSKPIPRDKPDIAIAYSLTAQYFGMKLIYLEAGSGADNSVPIEIIQKIKSFVKIPLIVGGGIRDPETALEKVKAGADIIVTGNILENISGKNAKSLISEFVNAIHQNKK; this is translated from the coding sequence TTGGAAAATAAAAATTTAAATTCTGGGGGAACCTTGCGCGAGCCATTGGGGAAAGTTTATAGTTATATACTTGATGAGCTCAATCGCAAAGGTTCCCTCTATTTTATCTTAATTGACCCCGATAAACAAAACCAAAACCTTTCTAAATTTATTCGCATAGCCACAGATTGCGGAGTTGATGGCTTTTTTGTTGGAAGTAGCTTGCTCCTTTCTGAAAATTTTAATAAATGCGTTAAAATCGTCAAAAAAAATACGAATAAACCAGTTATAATCTTCCCCGGAAGTATTTATCAACTTTCAAAATACGCCGATGCTGTTTTGTTTTTGTCTGTTTTAACAAGCACAAACACTGAATATATAGTTGGACAACAAACATTAGCTTCCCCAATAATTTTCAAATATAAAATTGAAGCAATTTCAACAGCTTATCTTCTGATTGAATCAGGAAAAATGACCTCAGCTATCTTCGTAAGTCAGAGCAAACCTATTCCACGAGATAAGCCTGACATTGCAATCGCTTATTCACTAACTGCGCAATACTTTGGGATGAAACTTATCTACCTTGAAGCCGGAAGCGGTGCGGATAATTCAGTGCCAATTGAGATAATACAAAAAATAAAATCTTTCGTTAAAATTCCTTTAATTGTTGGAGGCGGGATAAGAGATCCAGAAACAGCTTTGGAAAAAGTTAAAGCAGGTGCAGATATCATCGTCACCGGAAATATACTTGAGAACATATCAGGGAAAAATGCAAAAAGTTTAATTTCAGAATTTGTGAACGCAATTCACCAAAACAAAAAGTAA
- a CDS encoding NusB antitermination factor — translation MAFKRRLIRERVLQMLYAYELSGNSPEFILSDLFSEFQSDRENYEFGKALFLSVIEHVEELDKMIAKKIKNWEVDRLALIDKIVLRMGACELRYFPEIPPKVTINEAIELAKKFSTERSGKFVNGVLDAIYNELKETGQLYKHGRGLIDKSLRKEGN, via the coding sequence GTGGCTTTTAAAAGAAGGTTAATTCGTGAAAGAGTTTTACAAATGTTGTATGCTTATGAACTTTCCGGGAATTCACCTGAATTTATACTTTCAGACCTTTTTTCTGAATTTCAATCGGACAGGGAAAATTACGAATTTGGTAAAGCGTTGTTTTTAAGTGTAATTGAGCATGTTGAGGAACTTGACAAGATGATCGCAAAAAAGATAAAAAATTGGGAAGTTGATCGGCTTGCTTTGATTGATAAAATTGTTCTGCGAATGGGAGCTTGTGAATTGAGGTATTTCCCTGAAATTCCACCGAAGGTGACAATAAATGAAGCGATTGAACTTGCTAAAAAGTTCAGCACTGAAAGAAGTGGGAAATTTGTGAACGGTGTTCTTGATGCGATTTATAATGAACTTAAAGAGACTGGACAACTTTATAAACACGGCAGGGGATTGATTGATAAAAGTTTGAGAAAAGAAGGGAATTGA
- a CDS encoding DNA uptake protein ComE: protein MKKLVLIFLIIVAFAKSQDVEVDTLKNLEEEILENLEVDAQIDEITEQFEFIRIELNKADIDDLTELPFISREVANKIIEYREKIGGFKAREQVFDIPEVDEGVKLFLYRNGYIQKPKLSFQLRTRVLNKNNIKNYGENFDENFKTYQLCRFAISNFSGGYIIEKDYGERKINDLTNLFVEYRGSGILRKFIVGNYILQFGQGILMWRPVSLGKGSDAILPAVRSFENYSSGYISTDEVKPMFGGVVNLKFKNFESVLFYSKTNLASSVDSLDRVRYIDFSGVNTGARVSLLRNLIGGIVSFSWRNFSFGILNFYEKLNRDFSPSISRPFQRESFYSGFEFDLYFRNLNLFGEIGSKKLLHFSYVAGLTMGFGDLNFVFHFRKLNPNFISINGNVFSERYGEAWNEEGFYSGVKFKIWKMRFSGYWDIFKFPRFDLNDVKNGDDRRIEISFAVSRNVNFKFMFRQKVTVEGIKNIDEFGRTFWGEGVESRRNIRFESENKFKKISFRSRVEVVRRNLNGVEKGILIYQGVKCEILNNLKIYGRIAFFRTDSYWSRIYVYEDDIDGVVSLIPFYGNGLRWYLVVKYKFGKLLSLQIKYGESLFIDREVVRNNLGIQVELKI from the coding sequence ATGAAAAAACTTGTGTTAATTTTTCTGATTATCGTTGCCTTTGCGAAGTCGCAGGATGTAGAAGTTGATACGCTGAAAAACCTTGAGGAGGAAATACTTGAGAATCTTGAAGTTGACGCACAAATTGATGAGATAACCGAACAATTTGAGTTTATAAGGATAGAACTTAACAAAGCAGATATAGACGATCTCACTGAACTTCCATTTATAAGCAGAGAGGTTGCAAATAAGATAATTGAGTATCGCGAAAAAATCGGGGGATTTAAAGCAAGAGAACAAGTTTTTGATATCCCGGAGGTTGATGAAGGTGTGAAATTATTTCTCTATAGAAATGGATACATTCAGAAACCAAAGTTAAGTTTTCAACTTCGCACAAGGGTATTGAATAAAAATAATATCAAAAACTACGGGGAAAATTTTGATGAAAATTTCAAAACATACCAGCTCTGTCGCTTTGCGATTTCAAATTTTTCAGGTGGGTATATAATTGAAAAAGATTATGGTGAAAGGAAGATAAATGATTTGACAAACCTTTTCGTTGAATATAGAGGTTCGGGAATTTTGAGAAAATTTATCGTGGGGAATTATATTTTACAGTTTGGGCAGGGAATTTTGATGTGGAGACCTGTGTCACTTGGGAAGGGTTCTGACGCAATTTTGCCTGCGGTTAGAAGTTTTGAAAATTATTCTTCTGGATATATTTCAACTGATGAAGTTAAACCGATGTTTGGTGGAGTTGTGAATTTAAAATTTAAAAATTTTGAATCGGTGTTGTTTTATTCAAAAACAAATTTAGCATCATCTGTTGATTCATTGGATAGGGTGAGATATATTGATTTTTCGGGAGTAAATACGGGGGCGAGGGTTTCTCTGTTAAGAAATTTAATAGGTGGAATTGTAAGTTTTAGCTGGAGAAATTTCTCATTTGGGATTTTAAATTTTTATGAGAAGTTAAATCGTGATTTTTCGCCGTCAATTTCAAGACCTTTTCAAAGGGAAAGTTTTTACAGTGGATTTGAATTTGATTTGTATTTTAGAAATTTAAATCTATTCGGTGAGATTGGCTCAAAGAAACTTTTACATTTCAGCTATGTTGCTGGTTTAACGATGGGATTTGGCGATTTGAACTTTGTTTTTCACTTTAGGAAGTTAAACCCAAATTTTATATCAATCAATGGGAATGTTTTTTCAGAAAGATATGGGGAGGCGTGGAACGAAGAGGGATTTTATTCTGGCGTTAAGTTTAAAATTTGGAAAATGAGATTTTCGGGATATTGGGATATTTTTAAATTTCCGAGGTTTGATTTGAACGATGTGAAAAATGGGGATGATCGCAGGATTGAAATAAGTTTTGCTGTTTCAAGAAATGTTAATTTTAAATTTATGTTTCGCCAAAAGGTGACGGTTGAAGGTATCAAAAATATTGATGAGTTTGGGAGGACATTTTGGGGTGAAGGAGTTGAAAGCAGAAGAAACATAAGATTTGAGTCGGAAAATAAATTTAAAAAAATTTCTTTCAGAAGTAGAGTTGAGGTAGTGCGGAGAAATTTGAATGGGGTTGAGAAAGGAATATTGATTTATCAGGGGGTGAAATGTGAGATCTTGAACAATTTAAAAATTTATGGTCGTATTGCATTTTTCAGGACTGATTCATACTGGTCAAGAATTTACGTTTATGAAGATGATATTGATGGGGTTGTCTCGTTGATCCCGTTTTATGGAAATGGTTTGAGATGGTATTTGGTTGTGAAATATAAATTTGGCAAGTTGCTTTCGCTTCAGATAAAATATGGTGAAAGTTTATTCATAGATAGGGAAGTTGTGCGAAATAATTTGGGAATTCAGGTTGAGTTAAAAATTTAG
- a CDS encoding leucine dehydrogenase → MNVFELIQKQGHEQVVFCYDDSTGLKAIIAIHNTVLGPALGGVRMWKYEKEEDALFDVLRLSKAMTYKAAVAGLNLGGGKAVIIGDPQTQRSEALFRAFGRFVQSLGGRYITAEDVGTDEKVMEWIYSETKYVTGIPESLGGSGNPAPVTAYGVYVGIKACVKEVFGNESLAGKKVAIQGAGQVGRFLCQHLAKDGAKIYITDIIPEKVKQCVGEYKAEFVEPDKIYDIDADIFAPCALGGIINDDTIPRFKFKIIAGGANNQLLDEDKHDRMLMEKGILYAPDYVINAGGLINVGREVEGYNKEHAMKKAEGIYDTLMKVFEVSKRENIPTHVASARIAEERIMSALKIKKISLDTTKASLERRYHR, encoded by the coding sequence ATGAATGTCTTTGAACTTATTCAAAAGCAGGGGCACGAGCAAGTTGTGTTTTGCTATGATGATTCAACTGGATTGAAAGCGATAATAGCAATTCATAACACAGTTCTTGGACCTGCGCTTGGTGGGGTTAGGATGTGGAAATATGAAAAAGAGGAAGATGCACTTTTTGATGTTCTCAGGCTTTCAAAGGCAATGACTTATAAAGCAGCGGTTGCTGGACTTAACCTTGGGGGCGGGAAAGCGGTTATAATTGGCGATCCGCAAACCCAAAGAAGCGAAGCACTTTTTAGAGCGTTTGGAAGATTTGTTCAAAGTTTGGGGGGAAGATATATAACTGCGGAAGATGTTGGAACAGATGAAAAAGTTATGGAATGGATTTATTCTGAAACAAAATATGTCACAGGTATCCCTGAATCACTTGGCGGGAGCGGAAACCCAGCCCCAGTTACAGCTTATGGAGTTTATGTTGGGATTAAAGCATGTGTTAAAGAAGTTTTCGGAAATGAATCACTTGCTGGTAAAAAAGTCGCAATTCAAGGGGCTGGACAAGTTGGAAGATTTTTATGTCAACATCTTGCAAAAGATGGCGCAAAAATTTATATAACCGACATCATACCCGAGAAAGTTAAACAATGCGTTGGTGAGTATAAAGCTGAGTTTGTTGAACCTGATAAAATCTACGATATTGATGCAGATATTTTTGCGCCGTGCGCTCTTGGCGGTATAATAAATGATGATACAATCCCACGATTCAAGTTTAAAATAATTGCAGGTGGCGCCAATAATCAGTTGCTTGATGAAGATAAGCATGATAGAATGCTTATGGAGAAAGGGATTCTTTATGCCCCAGATTATGTAATAAATGCTGGTGGTTTAATTAATGTCGGAAGAGAGGTTGAAGGCTATAATAAGGAGCATGCAATGAAAAAAGCAGAAGGAATTTATGATACTTTGATGAAAGTTTTTGAAGTATCAAAGAGGGAAAATATCCCAACGCATGTCGCCTCGGCAAGAATAGCTGAGGAAAGGATTATGAGCGCTTTGAAAATTAAGAAAATCTCGCTTGACACAACGAAAGCATCTCTTGAAAGAAGATATCACAGATAA
- a CDS encoding alanyl-tRNA synthetase, whose protein sequence is MKAKDIRTFFVKFFEERGHTFVPSSPVIPFDDPTLLFTNAGMNQFKDIFLGTGTRPYKRAVNYQKCIRVSGKHNDLEEVGKDTYHHTFFEMLGNWSFGDYYKKEAIEWAWELLTKEWGIPKNRLYATVFKDDDEAEEIWKKVTDISHDRILRFDEKSNFWEMGDTGPCGPCSEIHIDLGEGVCDKNHKCGVNVDGCLRFRELWNLVFIQFNRNERGELEPLPAKHVDTGMGLERIVAVLQGKNSNYDTDLFQPLIEEISKLSGKEYVGDKYQIAMRVIADHVRMLTFAITDGAVPSNEGRGYVLRRILRRASRYARNLDMHEPFIYKLVDKVVEIMGEAYPEIEPKKEYVKDVIKSEEENFNQTLDRGIEIFENEISKLEKKGFKILPGEVVFKLYDTYGFPVDLTNLMAQERGFSVDLKEFERLMEEQRERSREATKKIFTEGKVSIAEKVEALLRKGDVIKTEFNPDLKEYEFEVNDESNKVILLSSDDEHIDQLVFSKKTIFYPESGGQVGDTGKLIYPGGEIEIIDTQRVDDLIIHFIPKIKKDSKLARELESYIKSGGKFIAKIDVDRRKSIMKNHSATHLLHSALRKILGTHVQQAGSLVAPDRLRFDFTHPKKLGKEEIEIIEHLVNDVIFEDIELIKEYKPLKQALEEGALAFFGDKYGDIVRTVKIGDFSYELCGGTHLDRTIETGYFKIIYEGSIASGVRRIEAITGKALEKYLKEKEEEIERLNEKIESIVEEKQNLEKELSRLKLKLASDEIEKTLKSSDVVRINGFKVIAINVSNWELAPKDMDEMKQYADILRSKIESGVGLLVNVLENRINFVCVVTDDLVKEKKLDAGEIVRRVAKITGGGGGGRPNIATAGGKDISKLDEALRNFVKIVKELILTQ, encoded by the coding sequence ATGAAAGCAAAAGACATAAGAACATTTTTTGTTAAATTCTTTGAGGAAAGAGGACATACATTCGTTCCAAGCTCACCTGTTATACCCTTTGATGATCCAACATTGCTTTTTACAAACGCTGGAATGAACCAGTTTAAAGATATATTTCTCGGAACTGGAACGAGACCATATAAAAGAGCGGTGAACTATCAAAAATGCATTCGTGTCAGCGGAAAACATAACGACCTTGAAGAAGTTGGAAAGGATACATATCACCATACATTTTTTGAAATGCTTGGAAACTGGTCATTTGGAGATTATTATAAAAAAGAGGCGATTGAATGGGCATGGGAACTTTTGACAAAAGAATGGGGAATCCCAAAGAACAGACTATATGCCACAGTCTTCAAAGATGATGATGAAGCAGAGGAGATATGGAAAAAAGTTACAGATATATCACACGATAGGATTCTGAGATTTGATGAAAAATCAAACTTCTGGGAAATGGGGGACACGGGTCCGTGTGGACCTTGTTCTGAAATTCACATTGACCTTGGTGAAGGTGTGTGCGATAAAAATCATAAGTGTGGAGTAAATGTTGACGGTTGCCTTAGGTTTAGAGAATTATGGAACCTTGTTTTCATTCAGTTCAATCGCAACGAAAGAGGCGAACTTGAACCGCTTCCAGCAAAGCATGTTGATACAGGGATGGGACTTGAAAGAATAGTTGCGGTCTTGCAGGGTAAAAATTCAAACTACGACACAGACCTCTTCCAACCATTGATAGAGGAGATCTCAAAACTTTCAGGCAAAGAATACGTTGGTGATAAATATCAAATTGCAATGCGAGTAATCGCAGACCATGTGAGGATGCTTACCTTCGCAATCACAGATGGAGCTGTTCCCTCAAACGAAGGGAGAGGCTATGTCCTTCGCAGAATTTTGAGGCGAGCCTCACGATACGCAAGAAATCTTGATATGCACGAGCCATTTATCTATAAACTTGTTGACAAAGTCGTTGAGATAATGGGTGAGGCATACCCAGAAATTGAACCCAAAAAGGAGTATGTAAAGGATGTGATCAAATCCGAAGAAGAGAACTTTAATCAAACACTTGATAGAGGAATTGAGATATTTGAAAATGAAATCTCAAAACTTGAAAAGAAAGGCTTTAAAATTTTACCCGGTGAGGTTGTTTTTAAGCTTTATGATACATATGGTTTCCCTGTTGACCTCACAAACTTGATGGCACAAGAAAGAGGCTTTTCTGTTGACCTTAAGGAATTTGAAAGATTAATGGAAGAGCAAAGAGAAAGATCAAGAGAAGCAACGAAGAAAATTTTCACAGAGGGTAAGGTAAGCATTGCTGAAAAAGTTGAAGCACTGCTCAGAAAAGGCGATGTTATAAAAACAGAGTTCAATCCTGACCTGAAAGAATATGAATTTGAAGTCAATGATGAATCAAATAAAGTTATCCTTCTCTCAAGCGACGATGAGCACATTGACCAGCTGGTATTCTCTAAAAAGACTATATTTTATCCTGAATCTGGAGGTCAAGTGGGAGACACTGGCAAATTGATCTACCCCGGGGGCGAAATTGAAATCATTGATACACAGCGAGTGGATGACCTTATAATTCACTTTATTCCGAAGATCAAAAAAGACAGCAAACTTGCAAGAGAACTTGAATCCTACATCAAAAGTGGTGGCAAATTCATCGCAAAAATTGATGTTGATAGAAGAAAATCTATAATGAAGAATCATTCCGCTACTCATCTTTTACATTCAGCGTTAAGAAAAATCCTCGGCACTCATGTTCAGCAAGCAGGCTCACTTGTTGCTCCAGATAGATTGAGGTTTGACTTCACACATCCCAAAAAACTTGGGAAAGAAGAAATTGAGATCATTGAACACCTTGTAAACGATGTTATATTTGAAGACATTGAACTTATCAAAGAATATAAACCGCTTAAGCAAGCACTTGAAGAAGGAGCCCTTGCTTTCTTCGGTGATAAATATGGAGATATCGTTAGAACTGTAAAAATTGGAGACTTTAGCTATGAGCTCTGTGGCGGAACACACCTTGACAGGACAATTGAAACCGGATATTTCAAAATCATCTATGAAGGTAGCATTGCAAGCGGAGTAAGGAGAATTGAAGCAATCACCGGGAAAGCACTTGAAAAATATCTAAAAGAAAAAGAAGAGGAAATAGAAAGACTTAATGAAAAAATTGAATCAATCGTTGAGGAAAAACAAAATCTTGAGAAAGAACTTTCAAGATTGAAGCTGAAACTTGCAAGCGATGAAATTGAAAAAACTTTAAAATCATCAGATGTGGTAAGAATAAATGGATTTAAAGTTATCGCTATAAATGTTTCAAATTGGGAATTGGCTCCAAAAGATATGGACGAGATGAAACAATATGCAGATATTCTAAGAAGTAAAATTGAAAGTGGAGTTGGTTTACTTGTAAATGTTTTGGAGAATAGGATCAACTTTGTGTGCGTTGTAACCGATGACCTTGTTAAAGAGAAGAAGTTAGATGCTGGAGAGATAGTTCGCAGAGTTGCGAAAATTACAGGTGGTGGAGGCGGTGGAAGACCAAACATCGCAACCGCCGGTGGCAAGGACATTTCAAAACTTGACGAGGCATTGAGAAACTTCGTGAAAATCGTAAAAGAACTAATCTTGACACAATAA
- a CDS encoding MFS transporter, UMF1 family produces MGNRFKIFIWTLFDFANTSFSVLILTTAYSVYFREIVTGNSEVGDFLWGVAFSISMFIVAFISPFLGAIADYSSNKKFFLLIFTYLCVLSTGLMFFVEHGDVLLGMILLVLANIGFEGGLVFYDAFLPEITSERSYGRVSGYGFAMGYVGSFISLLIAYPFLKGEFTPENMINVRLSFVVASMFFFLFSLPFFIVIKEKKFKSVEKVSYFKIGIERVKSTFQNIAKYKNIGRFLISYFVYADGINTVIIFASIFARHTLNFSLVEILTFFLSVQSTAILGSVIFGIIADSIGQKKTLSITLLMWVATAVGAYFCDDKVSFYIIGFIAGSAMGSSQSTSRSLMSKIIPPEKKTEFFGFYSFFGKSSAILGPLVFGLVSSVTGSQRIAVISVALFFIAGLIFLQRVKEEKFSG; encoded by the coding sequence GTGGGGAATAGATTTAAAATTTTCATTTGGACATTGTTTGATTTTGCTAACACATCTTTTTCTGTTTTAATTTTAACAACGGCGTATTCAGTTTATTTTAGGGAAATTGTGACCGGTAACTCTGAGGTTGGGGATTTCCTCTGGGGAGTTGCTTTCAGTATCTCAATGTTCATAGTTGCTTTTATCTCACCATTTCTTGGAGCGATTGCGGATTATAGTTCAAATAAGAAATTTTTTCTTTTAATTTTTACATATCTTTGCGTTTTATCAACTGGATTGATGTTTTTCGTTGAGCATGGAGATGTGCTTTTGGGCATGATTTTACTTGTGCTTGCAAACATTGGGTTTGAGGGGGGGCTTGTTTTTTATGATGCTTTCCTTCCAGAGATAACAAGTGAAAGAAGTTACGGAAGGGTTTCGGGTTATGGTTTTGCGATGGGTTATGTTGGCTCGTTCATTTCTTTGCTTATCGCTTATCCATTTTTAAAGGGGGAATTTACACCTGAAAATATGATAAATGTTAGATTAAGTTTCGTTGTCGCATCTATGTTCTTTTTTTTGTTTTCGCTTCCTTTTTTCATTGTGATAAAAGAAAAAAAATTTAAATCGGTTGAAAAAGTTTCATATTTCAAAATCGGGATTGAACGGGTAAAGTCAACATTTCAAAATATAGCAAAATATAAAAACATTGGAAGATTTCTTATTTCTTATTTTGTTTATGCGGATGGGATAAACACAGTGATAATCTTTGCTTCAATTTTTGCAAGACATACCTTAAACTTTTCACTCGTGGAGATATTAACATTTTTTCTATCCGTTCAATCAACAGCAATACTTGGTTCTGTGATATTTGGTATAATTGCAGATAGCATTGGACAGAAGAAAACATTAAGCATAACTCTTTTAATGTGGGTTGCAACTGCTGTTGGGGCATATTTTTGCGATGATAAAGTAAGCTTTTACATTATTGGCTTTATTGCTGGCTCAGCCATGGGCTCTTCACAATCAACAAGTAGAAGCTTGATGTCAAAGATAATTCCACCTGAAAAGAAGACGGAATTTTTCGGATTTTATTCCTTCTTCGGAAAATCCTCAGCAATACTTGGTCCACTTGTCTTTGGGCTCGTTTCATCAGTTACGGGAAGTCAAAGGATAGCGGTTATATCTGTTGCTCTCTTCTTTATCGCAGGTTTAATCTTTTTGCAAAGGGTAAAGGAGGAAAAATTCAGTGGGTGA
- a CDS encoding phosphoheptose isomerase: MDKIKFIEQSLLESADVKKKIFSHCTEQILKTVEIISNAFRNGKKLLLCGNGGSAADSQHIATEFVIRLNPRIKRPGLPAIAITTDTSNLTAGGNDIGFENTFARTVEALGNEGDVLIGISTSGNSENVIRAMKTAKEKGMTVIGFLGRDGGKMKDLCDIAIIVPSNNTQRIQEGHITIGHIISELVEIELYGEPEN; the protein is encoded by the coding sequence ATGGACAAGATAAAATTCATAGAGCAATCACTTCTTGAAAGCGCAGATGTGAAGAAGAAAATTTTTTCACATTGTACAGAACAAATTTTAAAAACAGTTGAAATAATTTCAAATGCATTCCGAAACGGCAAAAAATTACTCCTTTGCGGGAATGGTGGAAGCGCAGCTGATTCACAACATATAGCAACTGAATTCGTCATCAGATTAAATCCGAGAATAAAACGCCCTGGACTTCCAGCAATCGCAATTACAACTGATACTTCAAACCTTACCGCAGGTGGAAACGATATAGGATTTGAAAATACATTTGCCAGGACAGTTGAAGCCCTCGGAAATGAAGGTGATGTTTTGATAGGAATAAGCACAAGTGGAAATTCTGAAAATGTCATCCGTGCTATGAAAACAGCAAAGGAAAAAGGAATGACGGTGATTGGTTTCCTCGGACGTGATGGTGGAAAAATGAAAGACCTCTGCGATATAGCGATAATTGTTCCATCAAACAACACACAAAGAATTCAGGAAGGACATATAACAATTGGACACATAATCAGCGAACTTGTTGAAATTGAGCTTTACGGCGAACCAGAAAACTAA